One region of Rhodocaloribacter litoris genomic DNA includes:
- a CDS encoding RagB/SusD family nutrient uptake outer membrane protein, whose product MSAMKRFSRVLLLLLGAVLGLSACDVLEEEIVSGITVDAYYNTPQGLRDAVNASYSFLRNFYADEQGANLTVFGTDATTNGGHGSFQYMNQYTAQLNGDATPVNVLWDVFYTGINTTNAAISRAAEITDMSEAEKNRLVGEAKFLRAHFYFILVQTFGPVHLTLEETQGMELEANRTPEPGIYDAIEQDLRDAIAALPATPPQWGRATEPAAKHMLALVLLTRAWKKTLPTNLNGWGSAPGRPAEADFTEAYELARSVIEDYNFHLLDRYAAVFDHDNEQHAEVIWSVQYNQDPRLNGFDGSGNPLGNRMHLFFRPHYEFYNPGITRSLEPGYGRPWIRFRPTQWGLENFRAAAPLDVDCRYHDIFQDVWYYNDPNNGNMPPGAAVGDTAIWVSPNNGITPEEIQAIRERNPGAVITTWEQRPINLFPSLKKFDDWKRESVNYTAGSRDFIVYRLAETYLNAAEALLMLGRTAEATAYVNAVRRRAACPGVGNEAIDITPVQLDLDFLLDERSRELYGEQKRWFDLKRTGKLLERTRKYNPEAAPNIREYHLLRPIPTNQILRSFPRYPQNPGY is encoded by the coding sequence ATGAGCGCAATGAAACGCTTCTCCCGTGTTCTACTCCTCCTGCTGGGTGCTGTGCTGGGGCTCTCGGCCTGCGACGTGCTCGAGGAGGAGATCGTCTCCGGCATCACCGTCGATGCCTACTATAACACCCCGCAGGGACTCCGGGACGCCGTCAATGCCTCCTACTCCTTCCTGCGCAACTTCTATGCGGACGAACAGGGCGCCAACCTGACCGTCTTCGGCACCGACGCCACCACGAATGGAGGGCATGGCTCCTTCCAGTACATGAACCAGTACACGGCCCAGCTCAACGGCGACGCCACACCGGTGAACGTGCTCTGGGATGTCTTCTACACCGGGATCAACACGACCAATGCTGCCATCAGCCGGGCCGCGGAGATCACGGACATGTCCGAGGCCGAAAAAAACCGCCTCGTCGGGGAGGCGAAATTTCTCCGGGCGCATTTCTACTTCATCCTGGTGCAGACCTTCGGCCCGGTGCATCTGACGCTGGAGGAAACGCAGGGGATGGAACTGGAGGCGAACCGCACGCCGGAGCCGGGGATCTATGACGCCATCGAGCAGGACCTGCGTGATGCGATTGCGGCACTGCCGGCCACACCTCCACAGTGGGGCCGGGCCACCGAACCAGCCGCCAAACACATGCTCGCGCTCGTGCTGCTGACGCGTGCCTGGAAAAAAACCCTGCCCACCAACCTCAACGGCTGGGGAAGTGCACCGGGGCGTCCGGCCGAGGCGGACTTCACCGAGGCCTATGAACTGGCCCGCAGCGTCATCGAGGACTATAACTTCCACCTGCTCGACCGTTATGCGGCCGTCTTTGACCACGACAACGAACAGCATGCGGAGGTCATCTGGTCCGTCCAGTATAACCAGGACCCTCGCCTGAACGGGTTCGACGGCAGCGGCAACCCGCTCGGTAACCGCATGCATCTCTTCTTCCGCCCGCACTACGAATTTTACAATCCCGGCATCACGCGCTCGCTCGAACCCGGCTACGGACGGCCGTGGATCCGCTTTCGGCCGACGCAGTGGGGGTTGGAAAACTTCCGCGCCGCCGCACCCCTTGATGTCGATTGCCGCTACCATGACATTTTCCAGGACGTCTGGTACTACAACGATCCGAACAACGGCAACATGCCGCCGGGGGCAGCCGTCGGAGACACGGCCATCTGGGTCTCGCCGAATAACGGCATCACCCCGGAGGAGATCCAGGCCATTCGCGAGCGTAACCCCGGTGCCGTGATCACCACCTGGGAACAGCGCCCCATTAACCTGTTTCCCTCCCTGAAGAAATTCGACGACTGGAAACGGGAGTCCGTCAACTATACGGCCGGCTCGCGGGATTTCATCGTCTATCGCCTGGCAGAGACCTACCTGAATGCCGCCGAGGCCCTGCTCATGCTCGGGCGCACCGCCGAAGCCACGGCATACGTGAATGCCGTCCGACGGCGAGCCGCCTGCCCTGGCGTCGGCAACGAGGCGATCGACATCACACCGGTCCAGCTCGACCTGGATTTCCTCCTGGATGAACGATCCCGCGAACTCTATGGCGAGCAAAAACGCTGGTTCGACCTCAAGCGTACGGGTAAGCTGCTCGAACGCACCCGGAAATATAACCCGGAAGCCGCCCCCAACATCCGGGAATATCACCTGCTCCGTCCCATCCCCACGAACCAGATTCTCAGAAGCTTCCCCCGCTATCCACAGAATCCGGGCTACTGA